In Rhodoferax koreense, a genomic segment contains:
- a CDS encoding TCAD7 domain-containing protein has product MSSAAMQPAPAGRAYSTAFTALDASQTGQAALDRLQKPDGRRARHVIVRREHSGLVYFYLFESAEVLGRLGACSQQERARSTLTILLDLHASTSSPTVDEQEAPFQGAVVVRGDRALGFVAPDSPEPPTPASPPMSLPDVLGGLGGLGGLGKLGRLFRHRSSRDAARSLPDLDVFGEVFNSREAPSRQLPDEETVEFSVRAEPTPDLLPEPTGAALPDDAPPLPPPAPPRFFNARTPDRVALNAQTYVIVQVAGEAAQPAPGTAAANAPIGGFTGELTIDVHAPGLKAIGPTTLTLQVPASGNSASLRFGFMAQQPGIQQVDVMAWNGSAQVAGVTLQIAVATEAVTAGANEAVGDMDMREPESGEYTLDVAMDAETRRYRFQLRSDRKDVWPPMYSEPLLNARQQNYDATIANLNAQARNLYALKKEDQAVWLRGMGNLLFEQLVPDGLKALLIEHKRNIRVLNILSEADPTPWELLFLADPDTGEGDFLAASTTVARWRYGAGPCRSLKRATKVLVLPADAPPQAQAELQRLQTLLNGASTIGDLTSLNTLLAAGGFDLLHFAAHNVNLPNVQGGAYVPFGQQRWDLTFMGAVPQNKFKSRAPLVFMNACTTSGTTALYTELASWADRFLKCGSGAFIGTLWEVRDVSARQFSETFYDELIKGQTLGEAMQAARAKLRAANPGDPTPLAYTLYGNPLARLEHA; this is encoded by the coding sequence ATGTCGTCCGCAGCCATGCAGCCGGCCCCCGCGGGGCGGGCCTATTCCACCGCTTTCACCGCACTCGACGCGTCCCAGACCGGCCAGGCCGCCCTGGACCGCCTGCAAAAGCCCGATGGGAGGCGCGCCAGGCACGTGATCGTGCGCCGCGAGCACAGCGGGTTGGTCTACTTCTATCTCTTCGAAAGCGCGGAAGTGCTCGGGCGCCTGGGGGCCTGCAGCCAACAGGAGAGGGCCCGATCGACGCTGACGATCTTGCTGGACTTGCACGCATCCACCTCGAGCCCGACCGTGGACGAACAGGAGGCGCCGTTCCAGGGCGCGGTGGTCGTGCGCGGCGACAGGGCCCTGGGCTTTGTCGCGCCCGACAGTCCGGAGCCGCCCACACCCGCGAGCCCGCCCATGTCCTTGCCGGATGTGTTGGGCGGACTGGGCGGGCTCGGCGGACTCGGGAAACTGGGAAGGCTGTTCCGGCATCGCAGCAGCCGCGACGCGGCCCGCAGCTTGCCTGATCTGGATGTGTTCGGCGAGGTGTTCAACTCCCGCGAAGCCCCGAGCCGCCAGCTGCCCGATGAAGAAACCGTCGAGTTCAGCGTCCGCGCCGAACCAACGCCAGACTTGCTGCCCGAACCCACGGGCGCGGCGCTGCCCGATGACGCCCCGCCCCTGCCACCGCCTGCGCCGCCCCGATTCTTCAATGCCCGCACGCCGGACCGTGTCGCGTTGAATGCGCAGACCTACGTCATCGTGCAGGTGGCGGGCGAGGCGGCCCAGCCCGCACCCGGCACGGCAGCGGCCAACGCCCCCATCGGCGGTTTCACCGGCGAGTTGACCATCGACGTGCATGCCCCTGGCCTCAAGGCCATCGGGCCGACGACGCTGACCCTGCAGGTGCCGGCCAGCGGCAACTCGGCCAGCCTGCGCTTCGGTTTCATGGCGCAGCAGCCAGGCATCCAGCAAGTCGATGTGATGGCCTGGAACGGCTCCGCGCAGGTGGCCGGCGTGACCCTGCAGATCGCGGTGGCCACCGAAGCGGTCACCGCGGGCGCCAACGAAGCCGTGGGCGACATGGACATGCGCGAGCCCGAGTCCGGCGAGTACACGCTGGACGTGGCGATGGACGCCGAGACGCGGCGCTACCGCTTCCAGCTGCGCAGCGACCGCAAGGACGTCTGGCCGCCGATGTATTCCGAGCCTTTGCTGAATGCTCGGCAGCAGAACTACGACGCGACCATCGCCAATCTCAATGCCCAGGCGCGCAACCTCTATGCGCTGAAGAAGGAAGACCAGGCGGTGTGGCTGCGCGGCATGGGCAACCTGCTGTTCGAGCAACTCGTGCCGGACGGGCTGAAGGCGCTGCTGATCGAGCACAAGCGCAACATCCGCGTGCTCAACATCCTTTCCGAGGCCGATCCGACGCCATGGGAATTGCTGTTCCTGGCCGACCCCGACACGGGCGAGGGTGACTTCCTGGCCGCATCGACGACGGTGGCGCGCTGGCGCTACGGTGCCGGGCCCTGCCGCTCGCTCAAGCGGGCCACCAAGGTGCTGGTGCTGCCCGCCGACGCACCGCCCCAAGCCCAGGCCGAACTGCAACGCCTGCAGACCCTGCTCAACGGTGCGAGCACCATCGGTGATCTCACCAGCCTCAACACGCTGCTGGCCGCTGGCGGCTTCGACCTGCTGCATTTCGCCGCCCACAACGTGAACCTGCCCAATGTGCAAGGCGGCGCCTACGTGCCGTTCGGCCAGCAGCGCTGGGACCTGACCTTCATGGGCGCGGTGCCGCAGAACAAATTCAAGTCGCGGGCGCCGCTGGTCTTCATGAACGCGTGCACCACCTCGGGCACCACCGCGCTCTACACCGAGCTGGCGAGCTGGGCCGATCGCTTCCTCAAGTGTGGCAGCGGCGCCTTCATCGGCACGCTCTGGGAGGTGCGCGACGTCAGCGCGCGGCAGTTCTCGGAGACCTTCTACGACGAGCTGATCAAAGGCCAGACACTCGGCGAAGCGATGCAGGCCGCACGTGCCAAGTTGCGCGCCGCCAATCCCGGCGACCCGACACCGCTGGCCTACACCCTCTACGGCAATCCGCTCGCGCGGCTGGAGCACGCATGA
- a CDS encoding diacylglycerol/lipid kinase family protein has translation MSSPSPSSAARSSAPRQVPGGPLCLVLNAASGHGEAGAAVAEIEQACAAAGRTLQVFAIDKRHPPQQQAGAAVAAAQAGGGIVGVAGGDGTINTVAQATLGSGCAFGVLPQGTFNYFARNHGIPTEMEGALRVLLSQPPQPVQVGLVNDRVFLVNASLGVYAQLLEDREAFKSRYGRNRFVAFGAALRTLFGQHRPWDLRLAWGGEVHSLRTASLFVGNNALQFEQVGVAEGEALEGGSLVAVLVRPMHRLARLGLLLRGAASRLDDAEKVQTLSFRSLDVAPSRGALRRRVKVATDGEVGFMQMPLRFRVAPEPLWLIRPPAVA, from the coding sequence ATGTCTTCACCCTCCCCCTCCTCTGCCGCCCGTTCATCCGCGCCCCGACAGGTGCCTGGCGGGCCGCTGTGCCTGGTGCTCAACGCCGCCTCTGGCCACGGTGAGGCGGGCGCCGCTGTCGCGGAGATCGAACAGGCCTGCGCGGCCGCCGGCCGCACGCTGCAGGTTTTCGCCATTGACAAGCGCCATCCGCCGCAGCAGCAGGCAGGCGCCGCCGTGGCCGCGGCGCAGGCCGGCGGCGGCATCGTGGGTGTGGCCGGTGGCGACGGCACGATCAACACCGTGGCCCAGGCCACCCTGGGCAGCGGCTGCGCCTTCGGCGTATTGCCGCAGGGCACGTTCAACTATTTCGCGCGCAACCACGGCATTCCCACGGAGATGGAAGGCGCGCTGCGCGTGCTGCTGAGCCAGCCGCCGCAGCCTGTGCAGGTCGGGCTGGTCAACGACCGCGTGTTCCTGGTGAATGCCAGTCTGGGCGTCTACGCGCAGTTGCTCGAGGACCGCGAGGCCTTCAAGTCCCGCTACGGCCGCAACCGGTTCGTGGCCTTCGGCGCCGCGTTGCGCACGCTGTTCGGCCAGCACCGGCCCTGGGATCTGCGCCTGGCCTGGGGCGGCGAGGTCCATTCGCTGCGCACGGCCAGCCTGTTCGTTGGCAACAACGCCTTGCAGTTCGAGCAGGTGGGCGTGGCCGAGGGCGAGGCGCTGGAAGGCGGCTCGCTCGTCGCGGTGCTGGTGCGGCCCATGCACCGGCTGGCGCGCCTCGGCCTATTGCTGCGCGGCGCGGCGAGCCGGCTCGACGATGCGGAGAAGGTGCAGACTCTGTCGTTCCGCTCGCTGGACGTGGCGCCGAGCCGTGGCGCACTGCGGCGGCGGGTGAAGGTGGCCACCGATGGCGAGGTCGGCTTCATGCAGATGCCACTGCGGTTCCGCGTCGCGCCGGAGCCACTGTGGCTGATCCGCCCGCCGGCGGTTGCATGA
- a CDS encoding metallophosphoesterase family protein yields MADPPAGGCMTMGAGTLLHLSDTHFGTAQPKVIEALVRLVRMHAPGQAILSGDVTQRATGAQFAEARAFVDRLAIAHCMAIPGNHDIPLLDLPARLFQPYARYRAAFGDVLAPELQTPAWCLLSNNTTRWYRHKHGEISHAQIADTARRLAVSVQANPLQIRVVAVHQPIAVQQAGERKNMLRGAASAVKAWAAAGADIVLGGHIHLPFVVPLHRRAPWLPATPNGAAPRPMWAVQAGTAVSSRTRPGAPNSVNLLRADCTATRRRCAVERWDYLADADAFVLVHTDLLELAAPLSEHTSNSF; encoded by the coding sequence GTGGCTGATCCGCCCGCCGGCGGTTGCATGACCATGGGCGCCGGCACGCTGCTGCATCTGTCGGACACCCATTTCGGCACCGCACAGCCGAAGGTGATCGAGGCGCTGGTCCGCCTGGTGCGCATGCATGCGCCAGGTCAGGCCATCCTTTCGGGCGACGTGACGCAACGCGCCACCGGCGCGCAGTTCGCCGAGGCGCGCGCCTTCGTCGACCGGCTCGCCATCGCGCACTGCATGGCGATTCCCGGCAACCACGACATCCCTCTGCTCGACCTGCCCGCGCGGCTTTTCCAACCTTACGCCCGCTACCGAGCCGCCTTCGGCGACGTGCTCGCACCCGAACTGCAGACGCCGGCCTGGTGCCTGCTGTCGAACAACACCACGCGCTGGTACCGACACAAACACGGCGAGATTTCCCACGCCCAGATCGCTGACACGGCCCGCCGGCTGGCGGTCTCTGTGCAGGCGAACCCGCTGCAGATCCGCGTGGTGGCGGTGCACCAGCCCATCGCGGTGCAACAAGCCGGTGAACGGAAGAACATGTTGCGCGGCGCGGCTTCGGCTGTGAAGGCCTGGGCTGCCGCGGGCGCCGACATCGTGCTCGGCGGCCACATCCACCTGCCCTTCGTCGTGCCGCTGCACCGCCGCGCGCCATGGCTTCCCGCCACGCCGAACGGTGCGGCGCCGCGCCCCATGTGGGCCGTGCAGGCGGGTACCGCCGTCTCTTCGCGCACCCGGCCCGGCGCGCCGAATTCGGTGAACCTGCTGCGGGCCGACTGCACCGCAACCCGGAGACGCTGCGCGGTCGAGCGCTGGGACTACCTGGCCGATGCCGATGCCTTCGTGCTGGTCCATACGGATCTGCTCGAGCTGGCTGCGCCGCTTTCTGAACACACTTCCAACAGCTTCTGA
- a CDS encoding phosphatase PAP2 family protein: MLASPSQWIAIGEQLGLHAWPLFLGLLLLATCTTGGITAWLAHGGPAPSDTSQPVRSGFLQRLGPRVVGSFALLLFTAAVFSGIARLLGDGGTLQLADEALSRTVATRAPAAALAAFGWLTHFGEPLVLTVLGVAVAGLLWRSAHRGLALGWVAAVGGNAVLNPLLKQVFERARPLHLDIATPAQGFSFPSGHSSGAMVTYGMLAYLAWRLLPPRWHVAAAMGATAVILTTAASRVFLRVHFASDVVAGLCSGAAWLVLCIASIAFARRRGERRAAA; encoded by the coding sequence ATGCTGGCCAGCCCATCCCAATGGATCGCCATCGGTGAACAGCTTGGCCTGCACGCCTGGCCGCTGTTTCTCGGCTTGCTGCTGCTTGCCACCTGCACCACAGGCGGCATCACCGCCTGGCTGGCCCACGGCGGACCCGCACCGAGCGACACCAGCCAGCCGGTGCGCAGTGGCTTCCTGCAGCGGCTCGGCCCGCGCGTGGTGGGGAGTTTCGCGCTGCTGCTGTTCACGGCAGCCGTGTTCTCGGGCATCGCCCGGCTGCTCGGCGACGGGGGCACGCTGCAGCTGGCGGACGAGGCTCTGAGCCGCACTGTGGCCACCCGCGCGCCGGCGGCGGCCCTGGCGGCGTTCGGCTGGCTCACACATTTCGGCGAGCCGCTGGTGCTGACCGTGCTCGGCGTTGCCGTGGCCGGGCTGCTGTGGCGAAGCGCCCACCGCGGCCTGGCGCTGGGCTGGGTGGCGGCGGTGGGCGGCAACGCCGTGCTCAATCCGCTGTTGAAGCAGGTGTTCGAACGTGCGCGGCCTCTGCATCTGGACATCGCCACGCCCGCGCAAGGCTTCAGCTTCCCCAGCGGCCACAGTTCGGGGGCCATGGTCACCTACGGCATGCTCGCCTACTTGGCCTGGCGCCTGCTTCCGCCGCGCTGGCACGTGGCCGCGGCCATGGGCGCCACCGCCGTGATCCTCACCACCGCCGCCAGCCGGGTGTTCCTGCGCGTGCATTTCGCCAGCGACGTGGTGGCGGGGCTGTGCTCGGGTGCGGCCTGGCTGGTGCTGTGCATCGCCAGCATCGCGTTCGCACGGCGGCGCGGCGAACGCCGGGCGGCGGCCTGA
- a CDS encoding phytanoyl-CoA dioxygenase family protein: MPTPKVFRLPPDAITDYAHDGAVILRGVLDAAEVARLAEGIEHNLAHPGPLAAVASQPDDPGRFVEDFCTWQHNPSYREILFASALPHVAAQLMQSETVRLYHDHLLVKEAGTRQPTPWHQDQPYYNVSGRQNVSFWIPVDAVPLASTLRLVAGSHAGTWYMPRSFRDQQAKWFPDGTLAELPDIDADPLRFRQLAWAMAPGDVLAFHMLSLHASSGVGPAARRRVFSARYLGDDMRHAPRPWRTSPPFPGLTERLADGAVMDDVLFPRVY; the protein is encoded by the coding sequence ATGCCTACACCCAAAGTCTTCCGACTGCCCCCTGACGCCATCACCGACTACGCCCACGATGGTGCCGTGATCCTGCGCGGTGTGCTCGACGCGGCGGAGGTGGCGCGGCTGGCCGAAGGCATCGAACACAACCTCGCCCATCCCGGCCCGCTGGCTGCCGTCGCCAGCCAACCCGACGACCCGGGCCGTTTCGTCGAGGACTTCTGCACCTGGCAGCACAACCCGTCCTACCGCGAGATCCTGTTCGCGTCCGCGCTGCCGCACGTGGCGGCGCAGCTCATGCAAAGCGAGACCGTGCGGCTCTACCACGACCATCTGCTGGTCAAGGAAGCCGGCACGCGCCAGCCCACGCCATGGCACCAGGACCAGCCCTATTACAACGTGAGCGGCCGGCAGAACGTGAGCTTCTGGATCCCGGTCGATGCGGTGCCGCTGGCCAGCACGCTGCGCCTGGTGGCCGGATCCCACGCCGGCACCTGGTACATGCCGCGCAGCTTCCGCGACCAGCAGGCCAAGTGGTTTCCCGACGGCACGCTGGCCGAGTTGCCCGACATCGATGCCGATCCCCTGCGGTTTCGCCAACTGGCCTGGGCCATGGCGCCCGGCGACGTGCTGGCCTTCCACATGTTGAGCCTGCACGCCTCCAGCGGCGTCGGCCCCGCCGCGCGGCGCCGCGTGTTCTCCGCGCGTTACCTCGGCGACGACATGCGCCACGCACCACGGCCCTGGCGCACGTCGCCGCCTTTTCCGGGCTTGACCGAGCGGCTGGCGGATGGGGCGGTGATGGACGACGTGTTGTTTCCGCGGGTGTATTGA
- a CDS encoding ABC transporter ATP-binding protein, whose protein sequence is MATTNKDVLLKVNGLQVAYGGIQAVKGVDFEVREGELVSLIGSNGAGKTTTMKAITGSLPFVAGDIQYLGQSIKGRGAWDLVKLGLAMVPEGRGVFARMTITENLLMGAYIRSDKGGIASDIEKMFNIFPRLRERKDQLAGTMSGGEQQMLAMGRALMSRPRVLLLDEPSMGLSPIMVDKIFEVIKDVYAQGVTVLLVEQNASRALGIANRGYVMESGIITMSGEAKQMLNDPKVRAAYLGE, encoded by the coding sequence ATGGCAACCACAAACAAAGACGTGCTGCTGAAGGTCAACGGCCTGCAGGTGGCGTATGGCGGCATCCAGGCCGTCAAGGGCGTGGACTTCGAAGTCCGCGAAGGCGAACTGGTCTCGCTGATCGGCTCCAACGGCGCCGGCAAGACCACCACCATGAAGGCCATCACCGGTTCGTTGCCCTTCGTGGCCGGCGACATCCAGTACCTCGGCCAGAGCATCAAGGGTCGCGGCGCGTGGGACCTGGTCAAGCTCGGCCTGGCCATGGTGCCCGAAGGCCGCGGTGTGTTCGCGCGCATGACCATCACCGAGAACCTGCTGATGGGCGCCTACATCCGCAGCGACAAGGGCGGCATCGCCTCCGACATCGAGAAGATGTTCAACATCTTCCCGCGGCTGCGCGAACGCAAGGACCAGCTCGCCGGCACCATGTCCGGTGGCGAACAGCAGATGCTGGCCATGGGCCGCGCGCTCATGAGCCGCCCGCGCGTGCTGCTGCTCGACGAACCCTCCATGGGCCTGTCGCCGATCATGGTCGACAAGATCTTCGAGGTCATCAAGGACGTGTACGCCCAGGGCGTGACCGTGCTGCTGGTCGAGCAGAACGCCAGCCGCGCGCTCGGCATCGCCAACCGCGGTTACGTGATGGAGTCGGGCATCATCACCATGAGTGGCGAAGCCAAGCAGATGCTGAACGATCCGAAGGTCCGCGCCGCTTACCTCGGCGAATGA
- a CDS encoding ABC transporter ATP-binding protein, translating into MSETLRKDVVLKVGGISKRFGGLQALSDVGITIERGQVYGLIGPNGAGKTTFFNVITGLYTPDAGSFELAGKPYQPTAVHEVAKAGIARTFQNIRLFAEMTALENVMVGRHIRTGSGLLGAVFRTPRFKKEELEIAQRAQELLDYVGIGKFADYKSRTLSYGDQRRLEIARALATDPQLIALDEPAAGMNATEKVMLRELIDRIRNDNRTILIIEHDVKLIMGLCDRVTVLDYGKQIAEGTPADVQKNEKVIEAYLGTGGH; encoded by the coding sequence ATGAGCGAAACCCTACGAAAAGATGTTGTTCTCAAGGTCGGTGGCATCTCCAAGCGCTTCGGCGGCCTGCAGGCGCTGAGCGATGTCGGCATCACCATCGAGCGCGGCCAGGTGTATGGCCTGATCGGCCCCAATGGCGCCGGCAAGACCACGTTCTTCAACGTGATCACCGGGCTCTACACGCCGGACGCCGGCAGCTTCGAACTCGCCGGCAAGCCCTACCAACCCACCGCCGTGCACGAAGTGGCCAAGGCGGGCATCGCGCGCACCTTCCAGAACATTCGGTTGTTCGCCGAGATGACGGCGCTGGAAAACGTGATGGTCGGCCGCCACATCCGCACCGGCTCCGGCCTGCTGGGTGCGGTGTTCCGCACGCCCCGCTTCAAGAAGGAAGAACTCGAGATCGCCCAACGGGCGCAGGAATTGCTCGACTACGTCGGCATCGGCAAGTTCGCCGACTACAAGTCGCGCACGCTGAGCTACGGCGACCAGCGCCGTCTGGAGATCGCGCGCGCCCTGGCCACCGATCCGCAGCTCATCGCCCTGGACGAGCCCGCGGCCGGCATGAACGCCACCGAGAAGGTGATGCTGCGCGAACTCATCGACCGCATCCGCAACGACAACCGCACCATCCTGATCATCGAACACGACGTGAAGCTGATCATGGGCCTGTGCGACCGCGTCACCGTGCTCGACTACGGCAAGCAGATTGCCGAAGGCACACCCGCCGACGTGCAGAAGAATGAAAAAGTGATCGAGGCTTATCTCGGTACCGGAGGACACTGA
- a CDS encoding branched-chain amino acid ABC transporter permease — translation MKSTNTKLLIGAVALLVLPLILQGFGNAWVRIADMALLYVLLALGLNIVVGYAGLLDLGYVAFFAVGAYMFGLMASPQLSDNFPAFAAMFPNGLHSPLWLIVPLGAGLAGLFGILLGAPTLKLRGDYLAIVTLGFGEIIRVFMNNLDHPINITNGPKGLGQIDSIKFFGLDLGKNLDIGSYTLSSVSLYYYLFLVLVVVSVIICHRLQLSRIGRAWMAIREDEIAAKAMGINTRNMKLLAFGMGATFGGVSGTMFAAFQGFVSPESFSLMESVMIVAMVVLGGIGHLPGVILGAVLLSALPEVLRYVAGPLQAMTGGRLDSAILRQLLIALAMIVVMLVRPRGLWPAPDHGKSLQAK, via the coding sequence ATGAAATCAACCAATACCAAATTGCTCATCGGCGCGGTCGCGCTGCTCGTGCTGCCGCTGATCCTGCAAGGCTTCGGCAACGCCTGGGTGCGCATCGCCGACATGGCGCTGCTGTACGTGCTGCTGGCCCTGGGCCTGAACATCGTGGTCGGCTACGCCGGCCTGCTCGACCTGGGCTATGTGGCCTTCTTCGCCGTCGGCGCCTACATGTTCGGCCTGATGGCGTCGCCGCAGCTCAGCGACAACTTCCCGGCCTTCGCCGCGATGTTCCCCAACGGCCTGCATTCGCCGCTGTGGCTCATCGTGCCGCTCGGGGCGGGGCTGGCGGGGCTGTTCGGCATCCTGCTGGGCGCGCCCACGCTGAAGCTGCGCGGCGACTACCTGGCCATCGTGACGCTCGGCTTCGGTGAAATCATCCGCGTGTTCATGAACAACCTGGACCACCCGATCAACATCACCAACGGCCCCAAGGGCCTGGGCCAGATCGACTCCATCAAGTTCTTCGGCCTGGACCTCGGCAAGAACCTCGACATCGGCAGTTACACGCTGTCGTCGGTGTCGCTGTACTACTACCTGTTCCTGGTGCTGGTGGTGGTGAGCGTGATCATCTGCCACCGGCTGCAGCTCTCCCGCATCGGCCGCGCCTGGATGGCCATCCGCGAGGACGAGATCGCCGCCAAGGCCATGGGCATCAACACCCGCAACATGAAGCTGCTGGCCTTCGGCATGGGCGCCACCTTCGGCGGCGTGTCGGGCACCATGTTCGCCGCCTTCCAGGGCTTCGTTTCGCCCGAATCGTTCAGCCTGATGGAGTCGGTGATGATCGTCGCCATGGTCGTGCTCGGCGGCATCGGCCACCTGCCCGGCGTGATCCTGGGCGCGGTGCTGCTGTCGGCCCTGCCCGAGGTGCTGCGCTACGTGGCCGGCCCGCTGCAGGCCATGACCGGCGGCCGGCTCGACTCCGCCATCCTGCGCCAGCTGCTCATCGCGCTGGCCATGATCGTGGTGATGCTGGTGCGTCCGCGCGGCCTGTGGCCCGCGCCCGATCACGGCAAATCGCTGCAAGCCAAGTAA
- a CDS encoding branched-chain amino acid ABC transporter permease, with translation MEILLQQIINGLVLGSMYALVALGYTMVYGIINLINFAHGEVLMVGALTSWTIIGLMRDAWPTSPGWLVLFVALIISCVVASVLNFVIEKVAYRPLRNSPKLAPLITAIGMSILLQTLAMIIWKPNYKPYPTLLPSAPLQIGGAVITPTQILILGLTAVSLAVLMWLVNYTKLGRAMRATAENPRVAALMGVKPDMVISATFVIGAVLATIAGVMYASNYGTVQHTMGFLPGLKAFTAAVFGGIGNLAGAVVGGILLGLIESIGSGYIGVLTGGVFGSNYSDIFAFIVLIIILTLRPSGLLGERVADRA, from the coding sequence ATGGAAATATTGCTACAGCAGATCATCAACGGTCTGGTCCTGGGCAGCATGTACGCCTTGGTGGCCCTGGGCTACACCATGGTGTACGGCATCATCAACCTGATCAATTTCGCGCACGGCGAGGTGCTGATGGTCGGGGCGCTCACGAGTTGGACGATCATCGGCCTGATGCGCGACGCCTGGCCCACTTCCCCTGGCTGGCTGGTGTTGTTCGTCGCGCTGATCATCTCCTGCGTGGTGGCATCGGTGCTCAATTTCGTGATCGAGAAGGTGGCCTACCGGCCGCTGCGCAACAGCCCCAAGCTCGCACCGCTGATCACCGCGATCGGCATGTCGATCCTGCTGCAGACGCTGGCCATGATCATCTGGAAGCCGAACTACAAGCCGTACCCCACGCTGCTGCCGAGTGCGCCGCTGCAGATCGGCGGCGCGGTGATCACGCCGACGCAGATCCTGATCCTCGGGCTCACGGCGGTGTCCCTGGCCGTGCTGATGTGGCTGGTCAACTACACCAAGCTCGGACGCGCGATGCGGGCGACGGCCGAGAATCCGCGCGTGGCGGCCTTGATGGGCGTGAAGCCCGACATGGTGATTTCCGCCACCTTCGTCATCGGCGCGGTGCTGGCCACCATCGCCGGTGTGATGTATGCCTCCAACTACGGCACCGTGCAGCACACCATGGGCTTCCTGCCCGGTCTGAAGGCGTTCACGGCGGCGGTGTTCGGCGGCATCGGCAACCTGGCCGGCGCGGTGGTCGGCGGCATCCTGCTGGGGCTCATCGAGTCCATCGGCTCGGGCTACATTGGCGTGCTCACCGGCGGCGTATTCGGCTCCAACTATTCCGACATCTTCGCCTTCATCGTGCTGATCATCATCCTCACGCTGCGCCCATCCGGCCTGCTGGGTGAACGCGTGGCCGACCGGGCCTGA
- a CDS encoding replication-associated recombination protein A codes for MSTRPPAKPPKTLAAAHQPLAERLRPHTLGEVIGQQQLLGEGMPLRIAFESGQPHSCILWGPPGVGKTTIARLMADAFDAQFITISAVLGGVKDIREAVEQAQAARDGLMQQRTIVFVDEVHRFNKSQQDAFLPHVESGLFTFIGATTENPSFEVNSALLSRAAVYVLQPLSEDDLKQIVTKAQAIQAVPAIEAVAVDRLVAYADGDARRLLNTLETLAVAAQQEQLAQIDDVWLLRVLGERMRRYDKGGEQFYDTISALHKSVRGSDPDAALYWFVRMLDGGADPRYMARRFIRMASEDIGLADPRALRLALDAADVYERLGTPEGELALAECVVYLAVAPKSNAVYKAFNEARAFVKKDGTRPVPMHLRNAPTKLMKELDYGKGYRYAHDEEGGFAAGENYLPEGMPPPGFYRPVPRGLEIRIADKLDELKRRNHHTD; via the coding sequence ATGTCCACCCGCCCACCCGCCAAACCTCCTAAAACCCTCGCCGCGGCGCACCAGCCGCTGGCCGAGCGCCTGCGTCCGCACACCCTGGGCGAAGTCATCGGCCAACAGCAACTGCTGGGCGAGGGCATGCCGCTGCGCATCGCGTTCGAGTCGGGCCAGCCGCATTCCTGCATCCTGTGGGGCCCGCCGGGCGTGGGCAAGACCACCATCGCGCGGCTCATGGCGGACGCGTTCGATGCGCAGTTCATCACCATCAGCGCGGTGCTGGGCGGGGTGAAGGACATCCGCGAGGCGGTGGAGCAGGCGCAGGCGGCGCGCGACGGCCTGATGCAGCAGCGCACCATCGTCTTCGTCGACGAGGTGCACCGCTTCAACAAGAGCCAGCAGGATGCGTTCCTGCCGCACGTCGAGAGCGGGCTGTTCACCTTCATCGGCGCCACCACCGAGAACCCATCGTTCGAGGTCAACTCTGCCCTGTTGTCGCGCGCCGCGGTGTATGTGCTGCAGCCGCTGTCCGAAGACGACCTGAAGCAGATCGTGACCAAGGCGCAGGCGATCCAGGCGGTGCCGGCGATCGAGGCCGTGGCGGTGGATCGCCTCGTGGCCTATGCCGACGGCGATGCGCGCCGGCTGCTCAACACCCTGGAAACCCTGGCTGTGGCGGCGCAGCAGGAGCAACTGGCGCAGATCGACGACGTCTGGCTGCTGCGCGTGCTGGGTGAACGCATGCGCCGCTACGACAAGGGCGGCGAGCAGTTCTACGACACCATCAGCGCGCTGCACAAATCCGTGCGCGGCAGCGATCCGGACGCGGCGCTGTACTGGTTCGTGCGCATGCTCGACGGCGGCGCGGACCCGCGCTACATGGCGCGGCGCTTCATTCGCATGGCCAGCGAAGACATCGGCCTGGCCGACCCGCGGGCCCTGCGCCTGGCCCTGGACGCGGCCGACGTCTACGAACGGCTGGGCACGCCCGAAGGGGAGCTGGCATTGGCCGAGTGCGTGGTCTACCTGGCCGTGGCACCAAAATCGAACGCCGTCTACAAGGCTTTCAACGAAGCCCGGGCCTTCGTGAAGAAGGATGGCACCCGTCCGGTGCCGATGCACCTTCGCAATGCACCGACAAAGCTCATGAAGGAGCTGGACTACGGCAAAGGCTACCGCTACGCGCATGACGAGGAGGGCGGATTCGCGGCGGGCGAGAACTACCTGCCAGAAGGCATGCCGCCGCCGGGTTTCTACCGGCCGGTGCCGCGTGGCCTGGAAATCCGCATCGCCGATAAGCTGGACGAACTCAAACGCCGCAACCATCACACCGACTAA